From a region of the Candidatus Rhabdochlamydia porcellionis genome:
- a CDS encoding ATP-dependent DNA helicase, with product MFIRSAEQFFEAIFSREGPLQNLPRFEIRPGQKEMALLIHDAYQAQEIVCIEAGTGTGKSLAYLLPAIYWAIQHKKRTVISTHTIALQEQLMNKDIPFLLKALQIDLKVSLAKGMNNYLCLKKLRTVEEQILFFPEQEIRLLQASLKIAEEGTRSEMPFKVPQPIWDKVSAERNSCDHTRCPHYKECYFFKARRQALESQLIIVNHHLLLADYKSRLQQVKDPPLPSYEYLIIDEAHHLELIALHSSAQRLDKRYLLYLLSRLFSETQPESSLCRLIRKDLLGLNLYSLELQQKIEVDILGQKKVCGLQIEQVFTHDCFSKIDVKYRITDAFKQTYTWKEEIFPSLTMLAKELMGLAVIIQDLKQELDRHLEEKLHVHTLELHSLKSRLEEESKKISIFCTNDSSLKRVQWLEKTAQNLSYVDANLDIALFLGKQFFTPLHAAVLCSATLTTQNSFSFIKRTLGLDQIDKVVQEKIYPSPFSFETQALFLVPNDIPLPSSPHFLLHIVQTIEKMIAITQGSVFVLFTSFEMLRDCFQSLQSPYPVLKQGDLPRHMLLEKFKQTPGQVLLATDSFWEGVDVPGDALKCVIIVKLPFAVPSDPLHEAYIEAIRQDGRNSFLEYSVPQAIIQFKQGFGRLLRSQQDRGCIVCLDHRLLSKSYGKLFLNSLPSCKNYFGSKEDVYKEMKNFYRNEKY from the coding sequence TTGTTCATTCGCTCTGCTGAGCAATTTTTTGAAGCCATTTTTTCTAGAGAAGGCCCATTACAAAATCTGCCTAGATTTGAAATTCGACCTGGGCAAAAAGAAATGGCTCTTTTGATTCACGATGCTTATCAAGCCCAAGAAATCGTTTGCATTGAAGCAGGGACAGGTACTGGTAAAAGTTTAGCATATTTATTGCCCGCGATCTATTGGGCTATTCAACATAAAAAACGCACTGTAATTTCTACGCATACTATTGCATTACAAGAGCAATTGATGAATAAGGATATCCCTTTTTTACTTAAAGCATTGCAGATCGATCTAAAAGTCTCTTTAGCAAAAGGGATGAATAATTATCTATGTTTAAAGAAACTGAGGACAGTAGAAGAGCAGATTTTGTTCTTTCCTGAACAAGAGATCAGATTATTGCAAGCTTCACTTAAAATAGCTGAAGAAGGCACTCGTTCAGAAATGCCCTTTAAAGTTCCCCAGCCCATTTGGGATAAAGTATCGGCAGAAAGAAATAGTTGTGACCATACCCGATGCCCTCACTATAAAGAGTGTTATTTCTTCAAAGCTCGCAGGCAAGCTTTAGAATCACAGCTTATTATTGTTAATCATCATCTTTTATTAGCTGATTACAAATCTAGATTACAGCAAGTCAAAGACCCTCCTCTTCCTTCTTATGAATATCTAATCATTGATGAGGCACACCATTTAGAGTTAATTGCTCTACATAGCAGTGCGCAGAGGTTGGACAAACGTTATCTTTTATATCTTTTGTCTCGTTTGTTTTCAGAAACTCAACCAGAAAGTTCTTTATGTAGGCTGATTAGAAAAGATCTTTTGGGATTGAATCTTTATTCTTTAGAACTCCAGCAAAAAATAGAAGTTGATATACTCGGACAAAAAAAAGTTTGTGGTTTACAAATAGAGCAAGTTTTTACACACGATTGTTTTAGTAAAATAGATGTTAAATATCGTATTACAGATGCTTTTAAACAAACCTATACTTGGAAGGAAGAGATCTTTCCATCTCTTACTATGTTAGCCAAAGAGCTTATGGGACTTGCTGTTATTATTCAGGATTTAAAGCAAGAATTAGATCGGCATTTAGAAGAAAAGCTACATGTACATACACTAGAGCTGCATTCTCTTAAAAGTCGTTTAGAAGAAGAGAGTAAAAAAATTTCTATATTTTGTACAAATGATTCGAGTTTAAAAAGAGTACAATGGCTAGAGAAAACAGCTCAAAATCTCTCTTATGTAGATGCAAATCTAGATATAGCTCTTTTTTTAGGTAAGCAGTTTTTTACTCCTTTACACGCGGCTGTTTTATGTAGCGCTACGCTTACTACGCAAAATAGCTTTTCTTTTATCAAACGCACCTTAGGGTTAGATCAAATAGATAAGGTAGTTCAAGAAAAGATCTATCCTTCTCCTTTTTCTTTTGAGACTCAAGCGCTCTTTTTAGTTCCCAACGATATTCCTCTACCTTCAAGTCCACATTTTTTGTTACATATTGTGCAAACAATAGAAAAAATGATAGCAATTACTCAAGGAAGCGTATTTGTGCTATTTACCTCTTTTGAAATGTTACGCGATTGTTTTCAAAGCTTGCAGAGCCCTTATCCTGTTCTCAAACAAGGAGATCTTCCTCGGCACATGTTGCTTGAAAAATTTAAACAAACCCCAGGGCAGGTATTGCTAGCCACGGATTCTTTTTGGGAAGGAGTTGATGTTCCAGGAGATGCACTAAAATGTGTGATTATTGTGAAACTTCCCTTCGCTGTTCCTTCCGATCCTTTGCATGAGGCCTACATAGAAGCGATTCGTCAAGATGGTAGAAATTCTTTTTTGGAATATAGTGTACCTCAAGCAATTATTCAGTTTAAACAAGGTTTTGGAAGGTTGCTTAGATCGCAGCAAGATAGAGGGTGTATAGTATGCTTAGACCATCGCCTACTAAGCAAATCCTATGGCAAGCTTTTCTTAAATAGCCTTCCCTCATGCAAAAATTATTTCGGCTCAAAAGAAGACGTATATAAAGAAATGAAGAATTTTTATAGAAATGAAAAATATTAA
- a CDS encoding RNA polymerase sigma factor: MSKGSFNNLFTQQHQQKVEELVAIAKEQGYITYEEINEILPMTFDSAEQIDQVLIFLSGMDIQILNQVEVERQKERKKEAKELEGLPKRSETTSDDPVRMYLKEMGSVPLLTREEEVEISKRIEKAQIQIEKIIMRFRYSTRETISIANYLISSKERFDKIISEKEVEDKNNYVTILPKLCMLLRQEDQILENLLRELYSTEEKKIDKVKLAEEIEKCRIRTQAYLRRMHFRHNIIEDFGEVILNAYERFLILEKEIQELIPRAEKNKFAAGKLRAVRRKLLNRELAAGRTLDEFKKDVRMLQRWMDKSQEAKREMVESNLRLVISIAKKYTNRGLSFLDLIQEGNMGLMKAVEKFEYRRGYKFSTYATWWIRQAVTRAIADQARTIRIPVHMIETINKVLRGAKKLMMETGREPTPEELAVELGITPERVREIYKIAQHPISLQAEVGDGGESQFGDFLEDTAIESPAEATGYAILKDKINEVLATLTDRERTVLMERFGLIDGKPKTLEEVGVRFKVTRERVRQIEAKALRKMRHPTRAKQLQAFLDLLEEE, translated from the coding sequence ATGTCAAAAGGGTCATTTAATAATTTGTTTACACAACAGCATCAACAAAAAGTCGAAGAACTTGTCGCTATAGCTAAAGAGCAAGGGTATATCACCTACGAGGAAATTAATGAAATTTTGCCTATGACATTCGATTCTGCTGAACAGATCGATCAGGTTTTGATTTTCTTAAGCGGTATGGATATTCAAATCCTTAATCAAGTTGAAGTAGAAAGACAAAAAGAACGAAAAAAAGAAGCAAAAGAACTAGAAGGGTTACCTAAGAGATCTGAGACGACCTCTGATGATCCGGTACGTATGTACCTCAAAGAGATGGGGTCAGTTCCCTTATTGACTAGAGAAGAAGAAGTTGAAATTTCTAAACGTATTGAGAAAGCACAAATTCAAATAGAAAAAATTATTATGCGTTTTCGTTATTCAACACGTGAAACCATCTCCATTGCTAATTATCTTATTTCCTCCAAAGAGCGTTTTGATAAGATTATCTCAGAAAAAGAAGTCGAAGACAAAAACAATTATGTAACTATCCTTCCTAAACTATGTATGTTGCTTAGACAAGAAGACCAAATTTTAGAAAATCTTTTGCGTGAACTCTATAGCACAGAAGAGAAAAAAATCGATAAGGTAAAACTTGCAGAAGAAATCGAAAAATGTCGTATTCGAACTCAAGCTTATTTGAGACGAATGCACTTTCGTCACAATATCATTGAAGATTTTGGCGAAGTGATCCTTAATGCTTACGAGCGATTTCTCATATTGGAAAAAGAGATTCAAGAATTAATTCCTCGGGCAGAGAAAAATAAGTTTGCCGCAGGAAAACTGCGTGCGGTAAGGCGTAAATTATTAAATCGCGAATTAGCAGCAGGGCGCACATTAGACGAATTTAAAAAAGATGTTCGTATGTTACAGCGCTGGATGGATAAGAGCCAAGAAGCTAAAAGAGAGATGGTGGAATCTAATTTGCGTTTGGTGATTTCTATTGCTAAAAAATATACCAATCGTGGCTTGTCCTTTTTGGATTTAATTCAAGAAGGAAATATGGGATTGATGAAAGCTGTAGAAAAATTTGAGTATCGACGTGGTTATAAGTTTTCTACTTATGCCACTTGGTGGATTCGTCAAGCTGTAACTCGCGCAATCGCTGATCAGGCAAGAACCATTCGTATTCCTGTGCACATGATTGAGACAATTAACAAGGTTTTACGCGGAGCCAAGAAGCTCATGATGGAGACCGGTCGAGAGCCTACTCCTGAGGAGCTTGCTGTAGAATTGGGTATAACTCCTGAACGTGTGCGTGAAATTTATAAAATTGCTCAACATCCTATTTCTTTGCAAGCAGAGGTTGGAGATGGAGGGGAAAGTCAATTTGGAGATTTTCTAGAGGATACAGCTATTGAGTCTCCAGCTGAAGCAACGGGCTATGCGATTTTAAAAGATAAAATTAACGAAGTGCTTGCTACTTTGACAGATCGAGAGCGCACGGTATTGATGGAGCGCTTTGGTCTTATTGATGGAAAACCCAAAACCTTAGAAGAAGTAGGAGTGCGTTTTAAAGTTACAAGAGAACGTGTCAGGCAAATTGAAGCAAAAGCTCTACGTAAAATGCGTCACCCTACGCGTGCTAAGCAATTGCAAGCTTTCTTGGATCTATTGGAAGAGGAATAA